In Macaca thibetana thibetana isolate TM-01 chromosome 8, ASM2454274v1, whole genome shotgun sequence, one DNA window encodes the following:
- the LOC126960679 gene encoding guanine nucleotide-binding protein G(I)/G(S)/G(O) subunit gamma-5-like yields the protein MFLKIITSRPHTAPLPGPTDSQATNPQIGSALGCVTSGSPSLAAIKKVLQQLWLEAGLNCIKVSQGSSNLKQFCLQNVPHDFLLTGVSSSSNLSRLQNVCSFLWSNGPFKGFPDHFS from the coding sequence atgtttttaaaaattatcacatCAAGGCCACACACTGCCCCGCTGCCTGGTCCCACCGACTCGCAAGCCACCAACCCACAGATTGGCTCGGCTCTGGGCTGTGTCACGTCTGgttcccccagccttgctgctataaagaaagtGCTTCAGCAGCTCTGGCTGGAGGCTGGACTCAACTGTATCAAAGTATCCCAGGGATCTTCCAACTTGAAACAATTCTGTCTGCAGAATGTTCCACATGACTTCCTGCTGACTGGGGTATCTTCGAGTTCAAATCTCTCCAGACTCCAGAACGTCTGTTCCTTTTTGTGGTCAAACGGACCTTTCAAAGGTTTCCCAGACCACTTCTCATGA